One window of Nocardia sp. NBC_00508 genomic DNA carries:
- a CDS encoding TetR/AcrR family transcriptional regulator — MRCVICRSELAQPTRGRRRRYCSRSCQARAYRARRSSAPVRRATRPIRLTEVGIARVAVELADRDGIDGLTMRRLASALGVATAGLYRHFPDREALLAGMAELVLNEIPPPEPHCRGWRPRLRHEAHEEWRLYREHPWMLPLLARTRPPLGPALLDILERNFAALDRAGLDRRTVSTIYLALSGLVQGLALLWSSERVDRLGDPRDAAGETALRHDLAELLDPAVRPALHRYFGDEDSDFAMDFDDLLATAVELLLDGVAVRHLESTE; from the coding sequence ATGAGGTGCGTCATCTGTCGTAGCGAACTCGCCCAGCCCACCAGGGGCCGTCGGCGCAGGTACTGCTCCCGGTCCTGTCAGGCTCGCGCCTACCGGGCTCGCCGCAGCTCCGCCCCCGTTCGCCGGGCGACCCGTCCGATCCGGCTCACCGAGGTGGGCATCGCGCGGGTCGCCGTCGAGCTGGCCGACCGCGACGGCATCGATGGCCTCACCATGCGCCGTCTGGCCAGCGCGCTCGGTGTCGCGACCGCCGGCCTCTACCGGCATTTCCCCGACCGGGAAGCGCTGCTGGCCGGCATGGCCGAGCTGGTGCTGAACGAGATCCCACCGCCGGAGCCGCACTGCCGCGGCTGGCGTCCCCGGCTGCGGCACGAAGCGCACGAAGAATGGCGCCTCTACCGCGAGCACCCGTGGATGCTGCCGCTCCTGGCCCGCACCCGTCCGCCGCTCGGGCCCGCGCTGCTGGACATCCTGGAACGAAACTTCGCCGCGCTCGACCGTGCGGGCCTGGACAGGCGGACCGTCTCAACGATCTATCTCGCGCTATCGGGCCTGGTCCAGGGACTCGCGCTGCTGTGGAGTTCGGAACGCGTCGACCGGCTCGGCGATCCGCGGGACGCGGCAGGAGAGACCGCGCTGCGCCACGACCTCGCCGAGCTGCTCGACCCCGCGGTGCGTCCGGCCCTGCACCGTTACTTCGGCGACGAGGACTCCGACTTCGCCATGGACTTCGACGACCTACTGGCCACCGCGGTGGAACTGCTGCTCGACGGCGTCGCGGTGCGTCATCTGGAATCGACCGAATAG
- a CDS encoding GNAT family N-acetyltransferase, with product MTGLGTRPATVIRDANPDDLPAILTIHNANIAASTAIWDTEQVGLDDRRTWYRDRTGAGLPVLVAEIDGEVAGYASYGPWRTKSGYRFTVENSVYVDERFHRRGIATALLTELVERARRAGTVHAMVAAIEAGNTGSVQLHERFGFRTVGVLPEVGHKFGRWMDLTLMQLTLPISVD from the coding sequence ATGACCGGACTCGGCACCAGGCCCGCCACCGTCATCCGGGACGCGAACCCCGATGACCTGCCCGCGATCCTCACCATCCACAACGCGAACATCGCCGCCTCCACCGCGATCTGGGACACCGAGCAGGTCGGCCTCGATGATCGCCGCACCTGGTACCGCGACCGCACCGGCGCCGGTCTGCCCGTCCTGGTCGCCGAGATCGACGGTGAGGTGGCCGGGTATGCGAGCTACGGTCCGTGGCGCACCAAGTCCGGTTACCGCTTCACCGTGGAGAACTCGGTCTACGTCGACGAGCGCTTCCACCGCCGGGGCATCGCCACCGCCTTGCTCACCGAACTCGTCGAACGGGCGCGCCGCGCGGGCACCGTGCACGCCATGGTCGCCGCCATCGAAGCCGGCAACACCGGGTCGGTTCAGCTCCATGAACGCTTCGGTTTCCGCACGGTCGGCGTGCTGCCCGAGGTCGGCCACAAGTTCGGGCGCTGGATGGATTTGACCCTCATGCAACTGACGCTGCCGATCAGCGTCGACTGA
- the lipB gene encoding lipoyl(octanoyl) transferase LipB: MAVNHTRTTLSARFDTTPIVVEDLGLIDYHAAWELQRTIADQRAEGSGSDHLLLLEHPSVYTAGRRTEAEDLPIDGSQVVQVDRGGKITWHGPGQLVGYPIVRLAEPVDVVNYVRRLEEALITVCTGLGLVCGRVEGRSGVWLPATELYAERKIAAIGVRVQRGVALHGLSFNCNSAMDGFQAIAPCGIRDAGVTTLTRELGREVTVAEIKPLVTDAVIRALDGELPVTEHDISRVTPGNTTPRPPTATA, translated from the coding sequence ATGGCTGTGAACCACACGCGCACCACCCTGTCCGCCCGATTCGATACGACCCCGATCGTGGTCGAGGATCTCGGACTCATCGACTACCACGCCGCCTGGGAGCTGCAGCGCACCATCGCCGACCAGCGCGCGGAAGGCAGCGGATCGGACCATCTGCTGCTGCTCGAGCACCCCTCGGTCTACACGGCGGGCCGCCGCACCGAGGCCGAGGATCTGCCGATCGACGGCAGCCAGGTCGTCCAGGTGGACCGCGGCGGCAAGATCACCTGGCATGGTCCCGGTCAACTCGTCGGCTACCCGATCGTGCGGCTGGCCGAGCCGGTCGACGTGGTCAACTACGTGCGCCGCCTGGAAGAGGCGCTGATCACCGTCTGCACCGGCCTCGGCCTCGTCTGCGGCCGGGTCGAGGGCCGCTCCGGCGTCTGGCTGCCCGCGACCGAGCTGTATGCCGAACGCAAGATCGCCGCGATCGGTGTGCGCGTGCAACGCGGCGTCGCACTGCACGGCCTCTCGTTCAACTGCAACTCCGCCATGGACGGGTTCCAGGCCATCGCCCCGTGCGGTATCCGCGACGCAGGGGTCACCACCCTGACTCGCGAGCTCGGCCGCGAGGTGACCGTGGCCGAGATCAAACCGCTGGTCACCGACGCCGTCATCCGCGCCCTCGACGGCGAGCTGCCGGTCACGGAGCACGATATTTCGCGCGTCACTCCCGGGAACACCACCCCGCGGCCTCCCACCGCGACGGCGTAA
- the lipA gene encoding lipoyl synthase has protein sequence MTSVDTPTPHNAAAPNGRKLLRIEARNAETPIERKPKWIRTRATMGPEYSELKGLVKREGLHTVCEEAGCPNIFECWEDREATFLIGGEQCTRRCDFCQIDTGKPAALDRDEPRRVAESVQAMGLRYSTITGVARDDLDDGGAWLYAETVRAIKRLNPHTGVELLIPDFNADPDQLAEVFSTRPEVLAHNLETVPRIFKRIRPAFRYERSLAVLTAAREAGLVTKSNLILGMGETPEEVTQAMRDLHEAGCDILTITQYLRPSPRHHPVDRWVKPEEFVEHSKTAEEIGFAGVMAGPLVRSSYRAGRLYAQAMAHHGREIAPEMAHLAEGGTASQEASSVLARFGS, from the coding sequence GTGACCTCAGTCGACACCCCGACACCCCACAACGCGGCCGCACCCAACGGCCGCAAGCTCCTGCGCATCGAAGCCCGCAACGCGGAAACCCCGATCGAGCGCAAACCCAAGTGGATCCGCACCCGCGCCACCATGGGCCCCGAGTACTCCGAACTCAAGGGCTTGGTGAAGCGCGAGGGCTTGCACACGGTGTGCGAAGAAGCAGGCTGCCCCAACATCTTCGAATGCTGGGAAGACCGCGAGGCCACCTTCCTCATCGGCGGCGAACAGTGCACCCGCCGCTGCGATTTCTGCCAGATCGACACCGGCAAGCCCGCGGCCCTCGACCGCGACGAGCCCCGCCGTGTCGCCGAAAGCGTCCAGGCCATGGGCCTGCGCTACTCCACCATCACCGGCGTCGCCCGCGACGACCTGGACGACGGCGGCGCCTGGCTCTACGCCGAAACCGTCCGCGCCATCAAGCGTTTGAACCCCCATACCGGCGTCGAACTGCTGATCCCCGACTTCAACGCCGACCCCGACCAGCTCGCCGAGGTCTTCTCCACCCGCCCGGAAGTGCTGGCGCACAACCTCGAAACGGTCCCGCGCATCTTCAAGCGCATCCGCCCCGCCTTCCGCTACGAGCGCTCCCTCGCGGTGCTGACCGCCGCCCGCGAAGCGGGGTTGGTCACCAAGTCCAACCTCATCCTGGGCATGGGCGAAACCCCCGAGGAAGTCACCCAGGCCATGCGCGACCTCCACGAGGCAGGCTGCGACATCCTCACCATCACCCAATACCTGCGTCCGTCGCCGCGCCACCACCCGGTCGACCGCTGGGTGAAGCCGGAAGAGTTCGTCGAGCACTCCAAGACGGCGGAAGAAATCGGCTTCGCAGGTGTCATGGCAGGCCCGTTGGTCCGCTCCTCTTACCGAGCAGGCCGGTTGTATGCCCAGGCGATGGCGCACCATGGTCGCGAAATCGCCCCGGAAATGGCTCACCTCGCCGAGGGAGGCACCGCCTCGCAAGAAGCCAGCTCCGTGTTGGCCCGCTTCGGCTCCTGA
- a CDS encoding TIGR01777 family oxidoreductase translates to MKVVIAGSSGLIGTALVAALRRDGHDVARLVRRKAAGPDEFAWHPARAHLDERALRGADAVVNLCGASVGGRRWTGSFKQELRDSRITSTDVLAEAVVAAKVPVLLNASGVHYYGGATGDRVVTETSSAGSGFLATLCRDWENATEPAAAAGVRTVLLRSAVVLSRTGGMLGMLHPLYSVGLGGRLGNGRQYTPWISMADEIGAILFALTHDTVSGPINVVGPAPVTNAEFSRALGRALHRPTALVMPSFVLRALVGELAQEAILRGPRAIPTALEEAGYQFQHPTIGAALAATVGQHGDDR, encoded by the coding sequence ATGAAGGTCGTGATCGCCGGCTCGTCCGGGTTGATCGGGACGGCGCTCGTCGCGGCTCTGCGCCGCGACGGGCACGACGTCGCCCGACTGGTGCGCAGAAAGGCGGCGGGCCCAGACGAATTCGCCTGGCACCCCGCCCGCGCCCACCTGGACGAGCGGGCGCTTCGCGGCGCCGACGCCGTGGTCAACCTGTGCGGAGCGAGTGTCGGCGGACGCCGCTGGACCGGCAGCTTCAAGCAGGAGTTGCGCGACAGCCGGATCACCTCCACCGACGTGCTGGCCGAGGCGGTCGTCGCCGCGAAGGTGCCGGTGCTGCTCAATGCCAGCGGCGTGCACTACTACGGCGGCGCTACCGGCGACCGTGTGGTCACTGAAACCTCCTCGGCCGGTTCGGGTTTCCTGGCCACCCTGTGCCGGGACTGGGAGAACGCGACCGAGCCCGCCGCCGCTGCCGGTGTGCGCACCGTACTGCTGCGCAGCGCGGTCGTCCTGTCCCGCACCGGAGGCATGCTCGGCATGCTGCATCCGCTGTACTCGGTGGGCTTGGGCGGCCGGTTGGGCAACGGCCGTCAGTACACGCCGTGGATTTCGATGGCCGACGAGATCGGCGCGATCCTCTTCGCGCTCACCCACGACACGGTGTCCGGCCCGATCAACGTGGTGGGCCCGGCACCTGTCACCAACGCCGAGTTCAGCCGTGCGCTGGGGCGCGCGCTGCACCGGCCCACTGCCTTGGTGATGCCTTCGTTCGTGCTGCGCGCACTGGTCGGCGAGCTGGCGCAGGAGGCGATCCTGCGCGGCCCCAGGGCAATTCCCACGGCCCTCGAGGAGGCGGGCTACCAGTTCCAGCATCCCACCATCGGCGCCGCACTTGCGGCCACGGTGGGACAACACGGAGACGATCGATGA
- a CDS encoding oxidoreductase gives MGLLDRFRSGAARGGGVLRGSSVDGQDARYLLDWVRTHVGVEGYVEPKTTVTDVTVVLIAADGEWTRRIVGERGARRLAKDLRIPVYDVRKTGYPQRMRDYDARKRVERRRALEQDLHDP, from the coding sequence TTGGGTTTGCTGGATCGTTTCCGTAGCGGCGCGGCCCGGGGCGGTGGCGTTCTACGTGGGAGTTCGGTCGACGGGCAGGATGCTCGCTACCTGCTCGACTGGGTGCGCACACACGTGGGTGTCGAAGGCTACGTCGAACCGAAAACCACGGTGACCGATGTCACAGTGGTGCTTATTGCCGCTGATGGTGAATGGACGCGCCGGATCGTCGGCGAGCGTGGGGCGCGACGGCTTGCCAAGGATTTGCGCATCCCCGTCTACGACGTGCGCAAAACCGGATACCCGCAGCGGATGCGCGACTACGACGCCCGCAAGCGGGTGGAGCGGCGGCGCGCGCTGGAGCAGGATCTGCACGACCCCTGA
- a CDS encoding GNAT family N-acetyltransferase, which produces MEISARQASVRDRDALIEAFGAASADEVVTTWLLEEQPDTSVHAAFVPRLIDAALRDDEIWVAGAGEEIWSVSLWQHITSVERFAEEAAEAQTMAEQAPGMRVLQRVAILTDLLAREHPREFPHQYLQVIVTVPEHRGKGAGAAILADRLKAASEASVPAFLEASTERSARLYSRSGFARTGITHTLPENGPALIPMWFRP; this is translated from the coding sequence ATGGAGATCAGCGCTCGGCAGGCGAGTGTCCGGGATCGCGACGCGCTCATCGAGGCGTTCGGCGCGGCCAGCGCGGACGAGGTGGTGACGACCTGGCTGCTGGAAGAGCAGCCCGATACGAGCGTCCATGCCGCGTTCGTCCCGAGGTTGATCGACGCCGCCTTGCGGGACGACGAGATCTGGGTGGCCGGGGCGGGCGAGGAGATCTGGTCGGTCTCGCTCTGGCAGCACATCACCTCGGTCGAGCGGTTCGCCGAGGAAGCGGCCGAGGCGCAGACGATGGCCGAACAGGCGCCCGGCATGCGGGTGCTGCAGCGCGTGGCGATCCTGACGGACCTGCTCGCCAGAGAACACCCCCGCGAGTTTCCGCATCAGTACTTGCAGGTGATTGTCACGGTGCCGGAGCATCGCGGCAAAGGCGCAGGCGCGGCGATTCTCGCCGACCGGTTGAAAGCGGCGTCCGAAGCGTCGGTCCCGGCATTTCTGGAAGCGAGCACCGAGCGATCCGCCCGCCTGTACAGCAGGTCCGGTTTCGCCCGGACCGGAATCACCCACACGCTTCCGGAGAACGGCCCGGCCCTCATTCCCATGTGGTTTCGTCCCTAG
- a CDS encoding leucyl aminopeptidase encodes MTAVADRSLGPELARTETIGADTDVLVIGLTSSEDGPAIVPEDLFGGVITAEVRAELLDQLGAVGAKGKAEELTRIPAPAGLDGVSSVLAVGLGATDNIDAEQIRRSAGVAARALSGTELVVTTLSGLDLAAAAEGFYLGAYSFTPFRSDKSAPKPDERPVARVEFLVPEPGYGEETLFHAQVTAEAVATARDFVNTPPSHLFPAEFASRARELAEAAGLAVEVLDEKALEAGGYGGVLGVGKGSSRPPRLIRITYAGGPKKVALVGKGITFDTGGISIKPAQNMENMTSDMAGAAAVIATTLLAARLGLPITVTATVPMAENMPSATAQRPGDVLTQYGGTTVEVINTDAEGRLILADAIVRASADEPEYLIDVATLTGAQMVALGTRTPGVMGTEEFRDRVAHISREVGENGWAMPLPSELRADLNSKIADLANVAPHRWGGMLSAALFLKEFVPENVQWAHLDVAGPAYNTGGPFGYIGKGGTGVPVRTLIAVLEAIAAE; translated from the coding sequence ATGACCGCTGTTGCAGATCGCTCACTCGGACCGGAACTGGCACGCACCGAAACGATCGGTGCGGACACCGATGTGCTCGTCATCGGGCTGACCTCTTCGGAGGACGGTCCCGCCATCGTGCCCGAGGACCTGTTCGGCGGCGTGATCACCGCCGAGGTTCGCGCGGAACTGCTCGATCAGCTCGGCGCGGTCGGCGCGAAGGGCAAGGCCGAGGAGCTGACTCGCATTCCGGCTCCCGCCGGACTGGACGGGGTGTCCAGCGTGCTCGCCGTCGGTCTCGGCGCCACCGACAATATCGACGCCGAGCAGATCCGCCGCTCGGCAGGCGTGGCCGCCCGCGCGCTGTCCGGCACCGAATTGGTGGTGACCACGCTGTCGGGCCTCGATCTCGCCGCCGCCGCCGAGGGCTTCTACCTGGGCGCCTACTCGTTCACGCCGTTCCGGTCGGACAAGTCCGCACCCAAGCCGGACGAGCGCCCGGTCGCCCGCGTCGAGTTCCTCGTGCCCGAGCCGGGATACGGCGAGGAGACGCTGTTCCACGCGCAGGTCACCGCCGAGGCCGTCGCGACCGCACGGGATTTCGTGAACACTCCGCCCAGCCACCTGTTCCCGGCCGAGTTCGCCTCCCGCGCACGGGAGCTCGCTGAGGCCGCCGGGCTCGCCGTCGAGGTGCTCGACGAGAAGGCCCTGGAAGCAGGTGGTTACGGCGGCGTGCTCGGGGTCGGCAAGGGGTCCTCGCGCCCGCCGCGCCTGATCCGGATCACCTATGCGGGCGGGCCGAAGAAGGTCGCGCTGGTCGGCAAGGGCATCACCTTCGACACCGGAGGCATCTCCATCAAGCCCGCGCAGAACATGGAGAACATGACCTCCGACATGGCCGGCGCCGCGGCTGTGATCGCCACGACGCTGCTCGCCGCACGACTGGGCCTGCCGATCACCGTCACCGCCACGGTGCCGATGGCCGAGAACATGCCGTCGGCCACCGCCCAGCGCCCCGGCGACGTGCTCACCCAGTACGGCGGCACCACCGTCGAGGTGATCAACACCGACGCCGAGGGCCGCCTGATCTTGGCCGACGCAATCGTGCGCGCGAGTGCGGACGAGCCCGAATACCTCATCGACGTGGCCACGCTGACCGGCGCGCAGATGGTCGCGCTCGGCACCCGCACCCCCGGCGTGATGGGCACCGAAGAGTTCCGGGACCGGGTTGCCCACATCTCCCGCGAGGTCGGCGAGAACGGTTGGGCGATGCCGCTTCCCAGCGAGCTGCGCGCGGATCTGAACTCTAAGATCGCCGACTTGGCCAATGTGGCGCCGCACCGCTGGGGCGGCATGCTCTCGGCCGCGCTGTTCCTGAAGGAGTTCGTCCCCGAGAACGTGCAGTGGGCCCACCTCGACGTCGCCGGTCCGGCTTACAACACCGGCGGCCCGTTCGGGTACATCGGCAAGGGCGGCACCGGCGTCCCGGTCCGCACCCTGATCGCGGTGCTCGAGGCCATCGCCGCCGAGTGA
- a CDS encoding CGNR zinc finger domain-containing protein: MAGPSTRPDGVSRAKWPVPNEDDDCVLLVGPALPGRRWCSPQHCGNRVRVARHCERWTRIRTASL, from the coding sequence GTGGCAGGGCCATCAACTCGGCCAGATGGGGTTTCCAGGGCGAAGTGGCCGGTGCCGAACGAGGACGACGACTGTGTTCTGCTGGTCGGACCCGCCCTCCCGGGGCGCCGCTGGTGCTCACCACAACACTGCGGCAACCGGGTCCGCGTAGCCCGGCACTGCGAGCGTTGGACCCGGATTCGTACTGCGTCACTGTGA
- the sucB gene encoding 2-oxoglutarate dehydrogenase, E2 component, dihydrolipoamide succinyltransferase, which produces MAFSVQMPALGESVTEGTVTRWLKQEGDTVEVDEPLLEVSTDKVDTEIPSPAAGVLSKIVAGEDDVVEVGGELGVISEPGEAASAAPAPAPEAAAPAPAQEAPAPAQEAPAPEPQAAPAPAAPAAAADGTPVKMPELGESVTEGTVTRWLKSVGDEVAVDEPLLEVSTDKVDTEIPSPVAGTLLEISAQEDDVVAVGGQLGVIGSGAPAAAAPAPAPAPAPAPKPEPAPAPAAAAPAPAPAPAPAPAPAPAPAPAPAPAPAPAAAPAAAAPAAESANGATPYVTPLVRKLAEEHKVDLAAITGSGVGGRIRKQDVLAAAEAKKAPAAAPAATAPTAAKAPSAPAVARPQLAHLRGTVQKANRIRQITATKTRESLQTTAQLTQVHEADVTKIAALRKQAKAAYKEREGVNLTFLPFFAKAVVEALGVHPNVNASYDESTKEITYHASVHLGIAVDTDQGLLSPVIHNASDLSLAGLARAIADIADRARNGGLKPDELAGGTFTITNIGSQGALFDTPILVPPQAAMLGTGAIVKRPVVVTDETGNESIGVRSMCYLPLTYDHRLIDGADAGRFLTTIRHRLEEAAFEADLGL; this is translated from the coding sequence ATGGCCTTCTCCGTCCAGATGCCCGCTCTTGGTGAGAGCGTCACCGAGGGAACGGTGACCAGGTGGCTGAAGCAGGAAGGAGACACGGTCGAGGTCGACGAGCCGCTGCTCGAGGTCTCCACCGACAAGGTCGACACCGAAATCCCGTCGCCCGCGGCCGGTGTGCTGTCGAAGATCGTGGCAGGCGAAGACGACGTGGTCGAGGTCGGCGGCGAACTCGGTGTCATCAGTGAGCCCGGTGAGGCGGCGTCGGCCGCGCCCGCGCCCGCTCCGGAAGCCGCGGCTCCCGCCCCCGCGCAAGAGGCCCCCGCACCCGCGCAGGAGGCGCCCGCACCCGAACCTCAGGCCGCTCCCGCCCCGGCCGCGCCCGCGGCAGCCGCCGACGGCACTCCGGTGAAGATGCCCGAGCTCGGCGAGTCGGTCACCGAGGGCACCGTCACCCGCTGGCTGAAGTCCGTCGGTGACGAGGTCGCGGTCGACGAGCCGCTGCTCGAGGTCTCCACCGACAAGGTCGACACCGAGATCCCGTCGCCGGTCGCGGGCACCCTGCTGGAGATCAGCGCGCAGGAAGACGACGTCGTCGCGGTCGGTGGACAGCTCGGCGTGATCGGCAGCGGCGCTCCCGCGGCCGCCGCACCTGCTCCGGCTCCGGCCCCTGCGCCCGCACCGAAGCCCGAACCCGCTCCTGCCCCAGCAGCTGCTGCTCCGGCCCCTGCGCCCGCTCCGGCTCCCGCGCCCGCTCCGGCCCCAGCGCCTGCTCCCGCACCGGCACCTGCACCGGCTCCGGCCGCTGCCCCGGCCGCCGCGGCTCCGGCTGCCGAATCCGCCAACGGCGCAACTCCGTACGTCACTCCGCTGGTCCGCAAGCTGGCCGAGGAGCACAAGGTCGATCTCGCGGCCATCACCGGTTCCGGTGTCGGCGGCCGCATCCGCAAGCAGGACGTGCTCGCCGCTGCCGAGGCGAAGAAGGCTCCGGCTGCCGCTCCCGCCGCGACCGCGCCCACCGCGGCGAAGGCGCCCTCCGCCCCCGCGGTGGCGCGCCCGCAGCTGGCCCACCTGCGTGGCACCGTGCAGAAGGCCAACCGCATCCGCCAGATCACCGCGACCAAGACCCGCGAGTCGCTGCAGACCACCGCGCAGCTGACCCAGGTGCACGAGGCCGACGTCACCAAGATCGCCGCGCTGCGCAAGCAGGCCAAGGCGGCATACAAGGAGCGCGAGGGCGTCAACCTGACGTTCCTGCCGTTCTTCGCCAAGGCGGTCGTCGAGGCGCTCGGCGTGCACCCGAACGTCAACGCCAGCTACGACGAGTCCACCAAGGAGATCACCTACCACGCCTCGGTGCATCTCGGCATCGCCGTCGACACCGACCAGGGCCTGCTGTCCCCGGTGATCCACAACGCCAGCGACCTGTCCCTGGCCGGTCTGGCGCGCGCCATCGCCGACATCGCCGATCGCGCACGCAACGGCGGCCTCAAGCCCGACGAATTGGCTGGTGGCACCTTCACCATCACCAATATCGGCAGCCAGGGCGCGCTGTTCGACACCCCGATCCTGGTTCCGCCGCAGGCGGCCATGCTGGGCACGGGCGCGATCGTCAAGCGCCCGGTGGTGGTGACCGACGAGACCGGCAACGAGTCCATCGGCGTCCGCTCGATGTGCTACCTGCCGCTCACCTACGACCACCGCCTGATCGACGGCGCCGACGCGGGCCGCTTCCTGACCACGATCCGGCACCGGCTCGAGGAAGCGGCGTTCGAGGCCGATCTCGGCCTGTGA